Proteins encoded within one genomic window of Manis pentadactyla isolate mManPen7 chromosome 4, mManPen7.hap1, whole genome shotgun sequence:
- the LOC118933444 gene encoding myosin-3 isoform X1 — protein MSSDTEMEVFGIAAPFLRKSEKERIEAQNQPFDAKTYCFVVDSKEEYAKGKIKSTQDGKVTVETEDNRTLVVKPEDVYAMNPPKFDRIEDMAMLTHLNEPAVLYNLKDRYTSWMIYTYSGLFCVTVNPYKWLPVYNPEVVDGYRGKKRQEAPPHIFSISDNAYQFMLTDRENQSILITGESGAGKTVNTKRVIQYFATIAATGDLAKKKDSKMKGTLEDQIISANPLLEAFGNAKTVRNDNSSRFGKFIRIHFGTTGKLASADIETYLLEKSRVTFQLKAERSYHIFYQILSNKKPELIELLLITTNPYDYPFISQGEILVASIDDAEELLATDVSTVYRKVWGCMLQHKGQLTDVLFSECQSAIDILGFTPEEKSGLYKLTGAVMHYGNMKFKQKQREEQAEPDGTEVADKTAYLMGLNSSDLLKALCFPRVKVGNEYVTKGQTVDQVHHAVNALSKSVYEKLFLWMVTRINQQLDTKLPRQHFIGVLDIAGFEIFEYNSLEQLCINFTNEKLQQFFNHHMFVLEQEEYKKEGIEWTFIDFGMDLAACIELIEKPMGIFSILEEECMFPKATDTSFKNKLYDQHLGKSANFQKPKVVKGRAEAHFSLIHYAGTVDYSVSGWLEKNKDPLNETVVGLYQKSSNRLLAHLYATFATADADSGKKKVAKKKGSSFQTVSALFRENLNKLMSNLRTTHPHFVRCIIPNETKTPGAMEHSLVLHQLRCNGVLEGIRICRKGFPNRILYGDFKQRYRVLNASAIPEGQFIDSKKACEKLLASIDIDHTQYKFGHTKVFFKAGLLGTLEEMRDDRLAKLITRTQAVCRGFLMRVEFQKMVQRRESIFCIQYNIRSFMNVKHWPWMKLFFKIKPLLKSAETEKEMATMKEEFQKTKDELAKSEAKRKELEEKLVTLVQEKNDLQLQVQAESENLLDAEERCDQLIKAKFQLEAKIKELTERAEDEEELNAELTAKKRKLEDECSELKKDIDDLELTLAKVEKEKHATENKVKNLTEELAGLDETIAKLTREKKALQEAHQQALDDLQAEEDKVNSLSKIKSKLEQQVDDLESSLEQEKKLRVDLERNKRKLEGDLKLAHESILDLENDKQQLDERLKKKDFEYTQLQSKVEDEQTLGLQFQKKIKELQARIEELEEEIEAERATRAKTEKQRSDYARELEELSERLEEAGGVTSTQIELNKKREAEFLKLRRDLEEATLQHEATLAALRKKHADSVAELGEQIDNLQRVKQKLEKEKSEFKLEIDDLASNVESVSKSKANLEKICRTLEDQLSEARGKNEEIQKNMGELTTQKARLQTEAGELSRQLEEKESIVSQLSRSKQAFTQQIEELKRQLEEESKAKNALAHALQSSRHDCDLLREQYEEEQEAKAELQRVLSKANSEVAQWRTKYETDAIQRTEELEEAKKKLAQRLQDSEEQVEAVNAKCASLEKTKQRLQGEVEDLMVDVERANSLAAALDKKQRNFDKVLAEWKTKCEESQVELEASLKESRSLSTELFKLKNAYEEALDHLETVKRENKNLEQEIADLTEQIAENGKTIHELEKSRKQIELEKADIQLALEEAEAALEHEEAKILRIQLELTQVKSEIDRKIAEKDEEIEQLKRNYQRTVETMQSALDAEVRSRNEAIRIKKKMEGDLNEIEIQLSHANRQAAETLKHLRSVQGQLKDTQLHLDDALRGQEDLKEQLAIVERRANLLQAEVEELRASLEQTERARKLAEQELLDANERVQLLHTQNTSLIHTKKKLETDLTQLQSEVEDASRDARNAEEKAKKAITDAAIMAEELKKEQDTSAHLERMKKNLEQTVKDLQLRLDEAEQLALKGGKKQIQKLETRIRELEFELEGEQKKNTESVKGLRKYERRVKELTYQSEEDRKNVLRLQDLVDKLQVKVKSYKRQAEEADEQANAHLTKFRKAQHELEEAEERADIAESQVNKLRAKTRDFTSSRMVVHESEE, from the exons ATGAGCAGTGACACAGAAATGGAAGTGTTCGGCATAGCCGCGCCTTTCCTCCGCAAGTCGGAAAAGGAAAGGATCGAGGCGCAGAACCAGCCTTTTGATGCCAAAACCTACTGCTTTGTGGTCGACTCAAAGGAAGAATATGCCAAGGGGAAAATTAAAAGTACCCAGGATGGGAAGGTCACGGTGGAAACTGAGGACAACCGG ACCCTGGTGGTCAAACCAGAGGATGTGTATGCAATGAACCCCCCCAAGTTTGACCGCATCGAGGACATGGCCATGCTGACGCACCTGAATGAGCCAGCTGTGCTCTACAACCTCAAGGACCGCTATACCTCCTGGATGATCTAT ACCTACTCGGGCCTCTTCTGCGTCACCGTCAACCCCTACAAGTGGCTGCCGGTGTACAACCCCGAGGTGGTGGACGGCTATCGGGGCAAAAAACGCCAGGAGGCCCCGCCCCACATCTTCTCCATCTCCGACAACGCCTATCAGTTCATGCTGACTG ATCGTGAAAACCAGTCCATTCTGATCAC TGGAGAATCTGGGGCAGGAAAGACTGTGAACACCAAGAGGGTCATCCAGTACTTTGCAACAATTGCGGCTACTGGAGACCTCGCCAAGAAGAAAGACTCCAAAATGAAG GGGACCCTGGAAGACCAAATCATCAGCGCCAACCCGCTGCTGGAGGCCTTCGGGAACGCCAAGACCGTGAGGAATGACAACTCCTCTCGTTTT GGCAAGTTCATCCGAATCCATTTTGGTACTACTGGCAAACTGGCCTCTGCAGATATTGAAACGT ATCTGCTGGAAAAATCAAGAGTGACCTTCCAGCTGAAGGCTGAGAGGAGCTACCACATCTTCTACCAGATTCTTTCCAACAAGAAGCCTGAGCTCATAG AGCTGCTGCTCATTACAACCAACCCTTATGACTACCCATTCATCAGCCAGGGTGAAATCCTGGTGGCCAGCATTGATGACGCCGAGGAGCTCTTGGCTACAGATGTGAGTACAGTGTACAGGAAGGTGTGGGGATGCATGCTCCAGCACAAGGGACAGCTGACAGATGTGCTGTTCTCTGAATGCCAGAGTGCCATTGACATCCTGGGCTTCACCCCAGAGGAGAAATCTGGACTCTACAAGCTGACAGGTGCCGTGATGCATTATGGGAACATGAAGTTCAAGCAGAAGCAGCgagaggagcaggcagagccCGATGGCACTGAAG TGGCTGACAAGACAGCCTACCTGATGGGCCTGAACTCTTCAGACCTCCTGAAAGCTCTGTGCTTCCCCAGAGTGAAAGTCGGGAATGAGTATGTTACCAAAGGTCAAACTGTGGATCAG GTTCACCACGCTGTGAATGCCCTTTCCAAATCAGTGTATGAAAAGCTGTTCTTATGGATGGTCACTCGCATCAACCAACAGCTGGACACGAAGCTACCAAGACAACACTTCATTGGTGTTCTggacattgcaggctttgagaTCTTTGAG TATAACAGCCTGGAGCAGCTGTGCATCAACTTCACCAACGAGAAACTGCAACAGTTTTTCAACCACCACATGTTCGTGCTGGAGCAAGAGGAGTACAAGAAGGAAGGCATCGAGTGGACATTCATCGACTTCGGGATGGACCTGGCTGCCTGCATCGAGCTCATCGAGAAG CCGATGGGCATCTTCTCCATCCTGGAAGAAGAGTGCATGTTCCCCAAGGCCACAGATACCTCCTTCAAGAACAAGTTATATGACCAGCACCTGGGCAAGTCTGCGAACTTCCAGAAGCCCAAGGTGGTCAAGGGCAGGGCCGaggcccacttctcgctgatccaCTATGCAGGCACCGTAGACTACAGTGTCTCAGGCTGGCTGGAGAAGAACAAGGACCCCCTGAATGAGACCGTGGTCGGGCTGTACCAGAAGTCCTCCAACAGACTCTTGGCACACCTGTATGCCACCTTCGCTACAGCAGACG ctGACAGTGGAAAGAAGAAAGTTGCCAAGAAGAAGGGTTCTTCCTTCCAAACTGTCTCTGCCCTTTTCAGG gaAAACCTGAATAAGCTGATGTCAAATTTAAGAACTACCCACCCTCACTTTGTGCGCTGTATAATCCCCAATGAAACCAAAACGCCTG GGGCTATGGAACATAGCCTTGTCCTCCATCAGCTGCGGTGTAATGGCGTCCTGGAGGGCATCCGTATTTGCAGGAAGGGATTCCCAAATAGGATTCTCTATGGGGATTTTAAACAAAG ATACCGAGTGCTGAATGCCAGTGCGATCCCTGAGGGACAATTCATTGACAGCAAGAAAGCTTGTGAAAAGCTGTTGGCATCTATCGATATTGACCACACTCAGTACAAATTTGGACATACCAAG GTGTTCTTCAAGGCTGGCTTGCTGGGAACCCTGGAAGAAATGCGGGACGACCGCCTGGCCAAACTGATCACCCGAACACAAGCTGTGTGCAGAGGGTTTCTCATGCGTGTGGAATTCCAGAAGATGGTGCAGAGAAG GGAGTCCATCTTCTGCATCCAGTACAACATCCGTTCATTCATGAACGTCAAGCACTGGCCCTGGATGAAGCTCTTCTTCAAGATCAAGCCCCTCCTCAAGAGCGCGGAGACTGAGAAGGAGATGGCCACCATGAAGGAAGAGTTTCAGAAAACCAAAGATGAACTGGCCAAGTCAGAGGCAAAAAGGAAGGAACTGGAGGAGAAATTGGTGACTCTGGTCCAAGAGAAGAATGACCTGCAGCTCCAAGTACAAGCT GAAAGTGAAAACTTGTTGGATGCAGAGGAAAGATGTGATCAACTGATCAAAGCCAAATTCCAGCTGGAGGCCAAAATCAAGGAGCTGACTGAGAGGGCTGAGGATGAAGAAGAGCTCAACGCCGAGCTGACGGCCAAGAAGCGGAAGCTGGAGGATGAATGTTCGGAGCTCAAGAAGGACATAGATGACCTTGAGCTGACACTGGCCAAGGTGGAGAAGGAGAAACATGCCACCGAGAACAAG GTTAAAAACCTTACTGAGGAACTTGCCGGGTTGGATGAGACGATTGCAAAGTTAACCAGGGAGAAGAAAGCCCTCCAAGAGGCCCACCAGCAGGCCCTGGATGACCTTCAAGCTGAAGAAGACAAAGTCAATTCTTTGAGCAAAATCAAGAGCAAACTGGAGCAGCAAGTCGATGAT CTGGAAAGCTCCCTAGAACAGGAAAAGAAGCTCCGTGTAGACCTGGAAAGGAACAAAAGGAAGCTTGAGGGTGACTTGAAGCTTGCCCACGAGTCCATATTAGACCTGGAGAATGATAAGCAACAGCTGGACGAAAGGCTCAAAAA gaaggATTTTGAATATACTCAACTGCAAAGCAAAGTGGAGGATGAGCAGACTCTGGGCCTCCAGTTTCAGAAGAAAATCAAAGAGCTCCAG GCTCGAATTGAGGAGCTGGAAGAGGAGATCGAGGCCGAGAGGGCGACCCGCGCCAAGACAGAGAAACAGCGGAGTGACTATGCCCGGGAGCTGGAGGAGCTGAGCGAGCGGCTGGAGGAGGCGGGGGGCGTCACCTCCACCCAGATCGAGCTCAACAAGAAGCGCGAGGCCGAGTTCCTGAAGCTGCGCAGGGACCTGGAGGAGGCCACCCTGCAGCACGAGGCCACGCTGGCCGCGCTGAGGAAGAAGCACGCAGACAGCGTGGCCGAGCTTGGGGAGCAGATTGACAACCTGCAGAGAGTCAAGCAGAAGCTGGAGAAGGAGAAGAGCGAGTTCAAGCTGGAGATCGATGACCTGGCCAGCAACGTGGAGAGCGTGTCGAAATCCAAG GCAAATCTGGAAAAGATATGCCGGACCCTGGAGGACCAGCTAAGTGAGGCCAGGGGCAAGAATGAGGAAATTCAGAAGAACATGGGCGAGCTGACGACACAGAAGGCTCGCCTTCAGACTGAGGCCG GAGAGCTGAGTCGTCaactggaagaaaaggaaagcataGTCTCCCAACTTTCCAGGAGCAAGCAAGCATTTACCCAGCAAATAGAAGAGCTCAAGAGGCAGTTAGAGGAAGAGAGCAAG GCCAAGAATGCCCTGGCGCACGCCCTGCAGTCCTCCCGCCACGACTGTGACCTGCTGCGGGAACAGTACGAGGAGGAGCAGGAAGCCAAGGCCGAGCTGCAGAGGGTGCTGTCCAAGGCCAACAGCGAGGTGGCCCAGTGGAGGACCAAATACGAGACGGACGCCATCCAGCGCAcagaggagctggaggaggccaA GAAAAAACTTGCTCAGCGTCTTCAAGATTCCGAGGAACAGGTTGAGGCAGTGAATGCGAAATGCGCATCCTTGGAGAAGACCAAGCAGAGGCTGCAAGGAGAAGTCGAGGATCTGATGGTTGATGTGGAAAGAGCCAACTCGCTGGCTGCTGCTTTGGACAAGAAGCAGAGGAACTTTGACAAG GTGCTAGCCGAGTGGAAAACAAAGTGTGAAGAGAGCCAGGTGGAGCTGGAAGCATCTCTGAAGGAATCCCGCTCCTTGAGCACCGAGCTCTTCAAACTGAAAAATGCCTACGAAGAAGCCTTAGATCACCTTGAAACGGTGAAACGAGAAAATAAGAACTTGGAGC AGGAGATAGCAGATCTCACAGAACAAATTGCTGAAAATGGTAAAACCATCCATGAACTGGAGAAATCAAGAAAGCAGATCGAGCTGGAAAAGGCTGATATACAGCTGGCTCTTGAGGAAGCAGAG GCGGCCCTTGAGCATGAAGAGGCCAAGATCCTTCGAATTCAGCTTGAATTGACACAAGTGAAATCAGAAATCGACAGAAAGATCGCCGAGAAAGATGAAGAGATTGAGCAGCTAAAGAGGAACTACCAGAGAACGGTGGAGACCATGCAGAGCGCCCTGGATGCCGAGGTGCGCAGCAGGAACGAAGCCATCAGGATCAAGAAGAAGATGGAGGGGGATCTGAATGAAATTGAGATCCAGCTGAGCCACGCCAACCGCCAGGCGGCAGAAACCCTCAAACACCTGCGCAGCGTCCAGGGCCAGCTGAAG GACACGCAGCTGCACCTGGACGACGCCCTCCGGGGCCAGGAGGACCTCAAGGAGCAGCTGGCCATCGTGGAGCGCAGAGCCAACCTGCTGCAGGCCGAGGTGGAGGAGCTGCGGGCCTCTCTGGAGCAGACGGAGAGAGCCCGGAAACTGGCTGAACAGGAGCTCCTGGATGCCAACGAGAGGGTGCAGCTGCTGCACACCCAG AACACCAGCCTCATCCACACCAAGAAGAAGCTGGAGACGGACCTCACGCAGCTCCAGAGTGAGGTGGAAGACGCCAGCAGGGACGCAAGGAATGCTGAAGAGAAAGCAAAGAAGGCCATCACTGAT GCGGCCATAATGGCCGAGGAGCTGAAGAAGGAGCAGGACACCAGCGCCCACCTGGAGCGGATGAAGAAGAACCTGGAGCAGACGGTGAAGGACCTGCAGCTCCGTCTAGATGAGGCTGAGCAGCTGGCCCTGAAGGGCGGGAAGAAGCAGATCCAGAAACTGGAGACGCGG ATCCGAGAGCTGGAGTTTGAGCTTGAAGGGGAGCAGAAGAAGAACACTGAGTCTGTCAAGGGTCTGAGGAAATATGAGCGGCGGGTCAAGGAGTTAACTTACCAG AGTGAAGAGGACAGGAAGAATGTGCTGAGGTTACAGGATCTGGTGGATAAACTTCAAGTGAAAGTCAAGTCCTACAAGAGGCAGGCTGAGGAGGCT GATGAACAAGCCAACGCTCATCTCACCAAATTCCGAAAAGCCCAGCATGAGCTCGAGGAGGCTGAGGAACGTGCCGATATTGCAGAATCTCAAGTCAATAAGCTTCGTGCTAAGACCCGAGACTTCACCTCCAGCAGG ATGGTGGTCCATGAGAGTGAAGAGTGA